A DNA window from Christiangramia salexigens contains the following coding sequences:
- the rpoB gene encoding DNA-directed RNA polymerase subunit beta: MLAKQTERLSFSSVKNKPAYPDFLDLQIKSFQDFFQLETKSEERGNEGLYNTFLENFPITDTRNQFVLEFLDYFVDPPRYSIQECIERGLTYSVPLKARLKLYCTDPEHEDFETIVQDVYLGTIPYMTPSGTFCINGAERVVVSQLHRSPGVFFGQSFHANGTKLYSARVIPFKGSWIEFATDINSVMYAYIDRKKKLPVTTLFRAIGFERDKDILEIFDLAEEVKVSKTGLKKYLGRKLAARVLNTWYEDFVDEDTGEVVSIERNEIVLDRDTELEKDHIEEILETGSKTILLHKEDNQTGDYAIIHNTLQKDPTNSEKEAVEHIYRQLRNAEPPDEETARGIIDKLFFSDQRYSLGEVGRYRMNKKLGLEVEMDKQVLTKVDIITIVKYLIELINSKAEIDDIDHLSNRRVRTVGEQLSQQFGVGLARMARTIRERMNVRDNEVFTPIDLINAKTLSSVINSFFGTNQLSQFMDQTNPLAEITHKRRLSALGPGGLSRERAGFEVRDVHYTHYGRLCPIETPEGPNIGLISSLSVYAKVNGMGFIETPYRSVSDGKVNSSEEPIYLSAEEEEGKKIAQANIPLKDDGTIDTDRVIARMEGDFPVVDPKEVHYTDVAPNQISSISASLIPFLEHDDANRALMGSNMMRQAVPLLRTDSPIVGTGLERQVATDSRVLINAEGEGEVEYVDANKIIIKYDRTDEERMVSFDDDSKTYNLIKFRKTNQGSCINLKPIVRVGDRVTKGQVLCQGYATEAGELALGRNMKVAFMPWKGYNFEDAIVISEKVVRDDIFTSIHIDEYSLEVRDTKLGNEELTNDIPNVSEEATKDLDEHGMIRVGAEVKPGDILIGKITPKGESDPTPEEKLLRAIFGDKAGDVKDASLKASPSLSGVVIDKKLFARAIKDKRKRAQDKEDVAALEKKYDAKFALLKSQLVEKLFAIIGGKTAQGVQNDLGEEVLPKGKKYTLKMLNSVDDYTHLTTGTWTTDDHLNALVADLIHNYKIKENDLQGNLRREKFTISVGDELPSGILKLAKVYIAKKRKLKVGDKMAGRHGNKGIVARIVRQEDMPFLEDGTPVDIVLNPLGVPSRMNIGQIYETVLGWAGQKNGKKYATPIFDGATIEQINELTDEAGIPRYGHTHLYDGGTGERFDQRATVGVIYMLKLGHMIDDKMHARSIGPYSLITQQPLGGKAQFGGQRFGEMEVWALEAYGASSTLREILTVKSDDVIGRAKTYEAIVKGEPMPEPGLPESFNVLMHELKGLGLDLKLEE; encoded by the coding sequence ATGTTAGCAAAGCAAACTGAAAGATTGAGTTTCTCTTCTGTTAAGAACAAGCCTGCTTATCCGGACTTTCTGGATCTGCAGATTAAGTCTTTTCAGGACTTCTTTCAATTAGAGACAAAATCAGAAGAGCGGGGAAATGAAGGTCTTTACAACACCTTCCTCGAAAACTTCCCCATTACGGACACCCGTAATCAATTTGTACTAGAATTCTTAGATTATTTTGTGGACCCGCCGAGATATTCCATTCAGGAATGTATCGAACGCGGACTGACCTACAGTGTACCGCTTAAGGCTAGACTTAAGTTATATTGTACCGACCCTGAACACGAAGATTTTGAAACCATCGTACAGGACGTATATTTGGGAACCATCCCTTATATGACACCTAGTGGAACATTCTGTATTAATGGTGCAGAGCGTGTTGTAGTTTCTCAGTTACACCGTTCCCCGGGGGTTTTCTTTGGACAGTCTTTCCATGCTAATGGAACTAAATTATATTCAGCCCGTGTAATTCCTTTCAAAGGATCATGGATTGAATTTGCTACCGATATTAACAGCGTGATGTACGCGTATATCGATCGTAAGAAAAAATTACCTGTTACTACTCTTTTCCGTGCCATTGGATTTGAACGTGACAAGGACATCCTTGAGATCTTTGACCTTGCTGAAGAAGTTAAGGTTTCTAAGACAGGGCTTAAAAAATATCTTGGACGTAAACTTGCTGCCAGGGTACTTAATACATGGTATGAGGATTTCGTAGATGAAGATACTGGTGAAGTTGTTTCTATCGAGCGTAACGAGATCGTTCTTGACCGTGATACTGAATTAGAAAAGGATCATATAGAAGAGATTCTTGAAACCGGAAGCAAGACTATCCTACTTCATAAAGAGGATAATCAAACCGGTGATTATGCTATTATTCATAATACATTACAAAAAGATCCTACTAACTCTGAAAAAGAGGCAGTAGAACATATTTACCGTCAGCTTCGTAATGCTGAACCGCCAGATGAGGAAACAGCACGTGGAATCATAGATAAGCTTTTCTTCTCAGATCAGCGTTATAGTCTTGGTGAAGTAGGTAGATATAGAATGAATAAAAAACTTGGTCTTGAAGTTGAAATGGATAAGCAGGTGCTTACCAAAGTAGATATCATTACCATTGTAAAATATCTTATTGAGCTTATTAACTCTAAGGCTGAGATTGATGATATTGATCACCTGTCTAACCGTCGTGTTAGAACTGTAGGGGAGCAATTATCTCAGCAATTCGGTGTAGGACTTGCTCGTATGGCAAGAACTATCCGTGAGAGAATGAACGTTCGTGATAACGAGGTGTTTACTCCAATAGATTTGATCAACGCGAAGACACTTTCTTCTGTGATCAACTCGTTCTTTGGTACAAACCAGTTATCTCAGTTCATGGACCAAACGAACCCTCTTGCAGAGATCACGCATAAGCGTAGACTTTCGGCATTAGGACCAGGTGGACTTTCAAGAGAAAGAGCCGGTTTCGAGGTTCGTGATGTTCACTATACTCACTATGGTAGACTTTGTCCTATTGAAACACCTGAAGGACCAAACATTGGTCTTATTTCTTCACTTTCTGTATATGCAAAAGTGAATGGAATGGGATTCATTGAAACTCCTTATAGAAGCGTTTCCGATGGGAAGGTAAATTCTTCTGAAGAGCCTATTTATTTAAGTGCAGAGGAAGAAGAAGGTAAGAAAATTGCTCAGGCTAACATTCCATTAAAGGATGATGGTACAATAGATACAGATCGTGTAATTGCACGTATGGAGGGTGACTTCCCAGTAGTTGATCCTAAAGAGGTTCATTATACCGATGTTGCTCCAAACCAGATCTCATCTATTTCTGCTTCATTGATTCCATTTCTGGAACATGATGATGCTAACCGTGCCCTGATGGGATCTAACATGATGCGCCAGGCAGTACCTTTATTGAGAACAGATTCTCCAATCGTGGGAACTGGTCTTGAAAGACAAGTAGCTACAGATTCACGAGTATTGATCAATGCTGAAGGTGAAGGAGAAGTAGAATATGTAGATGCTAATAAGATTATTATTAAGTATGACCGTACAGACGAAGAGCGTATGGTAAGTTTTGATGATGATTCGAAAACTTATAATCTTATTAAATTTAGAAAAACCAACCAGGGATCCTGTATCAACCTTAAGCCTATCGTAAGAGTAGGCGACAGGGTAACAAAAGGACAGGTTCTTTGCCAGGGATATGCTACAGAGGCAGGTGAACTTGCACTTGGTAGAAACATGAAGGTTGCCTTCATGCCTTGGAAAGGTTATAATTTTGAGGATGCGATCGTAATTTCAGAAAAAGTGGTAAGAGATGATATTTTCACCTCTATCCATATCGATGAATATTCCTTAGAAGTAAGAGATACAAAACTGGGTAACGAAGAACTTACCAATGATATTCCTAACGTTTCAGAAGAGGCTACTAAAGACCTTGATGAGCACGGAATGATTAGAGTAGGTGCTGAAGTTAAGCCAGGTGATATATTAATTGGTAAGATCACACCAAAAGGTGAGAGCGATCCAACGCCGGAAGAAAAACTACTTCGTGCGATCTTTGGTGACAAAGCTGGTGATGTTAAAGATGCTTCTTTAAAAGCTTCTCCATCATTAAGTGGTGTGGTTATAGACAAGAAATTGTTCGCAAGAGCAATTAAGGATAAGCGTAAAAGAGCTCAGGATAAAGAAGATGTTGCTGCACTTGAGAAAAAGTACGATGCTAAATTTGCATTGCTTAAATCTCAGCTGGTAGAAAAGCTTTTTGCGATCATAGGTGGTAAAACCGCACAGGGAGTACAAAACGACCTTGGAGAAGAAGTTCTTCCAAAAGGTAAGAAGTACACTCTAAAAATGCTTAATTCTGTAGATGATTATACTCACCTTACTACAGGAACCTGGACAACAGATGATCATCTGAATGCCCTTGTTGCAGATCTTATCCATAATTACAAGATCAAAGAGAACGATCTTCAGGGTAACCTAAGAAGAGAGAAGTTTACGATCTCTGTTGGAGATGAGCTTCCTTCCGGAATTCTTAAGCTTGCTAAAGTTTACATCGCTAAGAAACGTAAACTTAAAGTAGGGGATAAGATGGCAGGACGTCACGGTAACAAAGGTATTGTTGCAAGAATCGTTCGTCAGGAAGATATGCCTTTCCTTGAAGACGGAACTCCAGTGGATATCGTATTGAACCCACTTGGTGTACCTTCTCGTATGAACATTGGTCAGATCTACGAAACAGTTCTTGGATGGGCCGGTCAGAAAAATGGAAAGAAATATGCTACTCCAATTTTTGATGGTGCAACTATTGAGCAGATCAACGAGCTAACCGATGAAGCAGGAATCCCAAGATACGGTCATACGCATCTATATGATGGTGGAACCGGAGAGCGTTTTGATCAAAGAGCGACTGTAGGAGTTATCTACATGCTTAAACTTGGTCACATGATCGATGATAAGATGCATGCTCGTTCAATTGGACCATACTCGCTAATTACTCAGCAACCACTTGGTGGTAAAGCACAATTTGGTGGTCAGCGATTTGGAGAGATGGAGGTTTGGGCTCTTGAAGCTTACGGAGCATCCAGTACTCTAAGGGAAATCTTAACCGTGAAGTCTGATGACGTGATCGGAAGAGCCAAGACCTATGAGGCTATTGTGAAGGGTGAGCCAATGCCAGAACCTGGACTACCGGAATCTTTCAACGTGTTAATGCACGAATTGAAAGGTCTTGGATTGGATTTAAAACTTGAAGAATAA
- the rplL gene encoding 50S ribosomal protein L7/L12 has protein sequence MADLKDFAEQLVNLTVKEVNELADILKEEYGIEPAAAAVAVAGGAAAGGEEAEEQTEFDVILNAPGGSKLAVVKLVKELTGLGLKDAKELVDGAPKPVKEGVAKDEAEALKKQLEEAGAEVELK, from the coding sequence ATGGCAGATTTAAAAGATTTCGCAGAACAATTGGTTAACTTAACCGTAAAAGAAGTAAACGAGTTAGCTGATATTTTAAAAGAAGAATATGGTATCGAGCCTGCAGCTGCTGCAGTAGCTGTTGCTGGTGGTGCTGCCGCTGGTGGTGAAGAAGCTGAAGAGCAAACTGAATTCGACGTAATTCTTAACGCTCCAGGAGGATCTAAATTAGCTGTAGTTAAACTTGTAAAAGAACTTACAGGACTAGGTCTTAAGGATGCTAAAGAATTAGTTGATGGAGCTCCAAAACCAGTAAAAGAAGGAGTTGCTAAAGATGAAGCAGAAGCGCTTAAAAAGCAATTAGAAGAAGCAGGAGCTGAGGTTGAGCTTAAATAA
- the rplJ gene encoding 50S ribosomal protein L10: MTREEKSQVIEDLTAQLAGFPTIYLADISGLDAGSTSNLRRACFKADVKLSVVKNTLLAKAMEAAEKDFGELPTVLKGNTSIMLSETGNAPAKVIKEFRKKSEKPLLKGAFVAEAIYVGDDYLETLVNIKSKEEVIGDIVGLLQSPAKNVVSALKSSGGKLAGILKTLSEKED, from the coding sequence ATGACAAGAGAAGAAAAATCACAAGTTATAGAAGATTTAACTGCCCAGTTAGCCGGATTTCCAACTATCTATTTGGCTGACATATCTGGCCTTGACGCCGGAAGTACTTCTAACTTACGTAGAGCTTGTTTTAAAGCAGATGTTAAGTTATCGGTAGTTAAAAATACATTGCTTGCTAAGGCTATGGAGGCAGCTGAAAAGGATTTCGGTGAACTTCCAACAGTTTTAAAAGGCAATACCTCAATCATGCTTTCGGAAACCGGAAATGCTCCGGCGAAAGTTATTAAGGAATTTAGAAAGAAATCTGAGAAACCTCTACTTAAAGGAGCTTTTGTTGCAGAAGCTATTTATGTAGGTGATGACTATCTTGAGACACTTGTTAATATCAAGTCTAAAGAAGAAGTTATCGGGGATATTGTTGGATTACTTCAATCTCCTGCTAAGAATGTTGTTTCTGCACTTAAATCGAGTGGTGGAAAACTTGCAGGTATCCTTAAAACTCTTTCAGAAAAAGAGGACTAG
- the rplA gene encoding 50S ribosomal protein L1, which yields MAKLTKKQKEAQSKIENGKTYSVAEASALIKEVSNENFDSSVDLAVRLNVDPRKANQMVRGVVTLPHGTGKDVKVLALVTPDKEEEAKEAGADYVGLDEYLEKIKGGWTDVDVIITMPSVMGKLGPLGRVLGPRGLMPNPKTGTVTMDIAKAVSDVKAGKIDFKVDKTGIVHAGIGKASFEADKIAGNARELLTTLVKLKPQAAKGVYIKSIYMSTTMSPSVAIDTKRFTEQ from the coding sequence ATGGCAAAATTAACTAAAAAGCAAAAGGAAGCTCAGTCTAAGATCGAGAACGGTAAAACCTATTCGGTTGCTGAAGCTTCAGCTTTGATAAAAGAAGTTTCCAACGAGAACTTTGACTCTTCTGTGGACTTAGCAGTTCGTTTGAACGTAGATCCAAGAAAAGCTAACCAAATGGTAAGAGGTGTTGTAACCCTTCCACATGGTACAGGTAAAGACGTTAAAGTTTTGGCTTTAGTAACTCCAGATAAGGAAGAAGAAGCTAAAGAAGCTGGTGCTGATTACGTTGGATTAGATGAATATCTTGAAAAAATTAAAGGCGGTTGGACAGATGTTGATGTGATCATCACTATGCCTAGCGTTATGGGTAAACTTGGACCACTAGGACGTGTTCTTGGACCAAGAGGTTTAATGCCTAACCCTAAGACCGGAACTGTAACAATGGATATCGCTAAAGCGGTTTCTGATGTTAAGGCTGGTAAGATTGACTTCAAGGTAGATAAGACCGGGATTGTACATGCAGGAATTGGTAAAGCCTCTTTCGAAGCAGACAAGATCGCTGGTAACGCAAGAGAATTATTAACTACGCTGGTAAAATTGAAGCCTCAGGCAGCGAAAGGAGTTTACATTAAGAGTATTTATATGTCAACTACCATGAGCCCGAGTGTAGCAATAGATACTAAAAGGTTTACTGAGCAATAA